Genomic window (Terriglobales bacterium):
TGGGGAGGTGCTGGGAATCCTCTCCTTCAGCGTGGCGGGCCTTCTGTGGATGCTTCTGCCGTTTTTTGACCGCGGCTCCGAGGGCCGGGCACGCCGGTGGATCACCGGAATCGGCGTCTTCGCCCTGAGTTACATGGTGGTGATGACGATCTACGCGTATGTTGCCAAATAGGAGGCAGAAACGAGTGCGACCGCAAGCCAGGTTCGAGAAACCGGCCGCGCACCGGACCCTGCAGCTTGCGGGCGGGCTGCTGGCCGGGCTGCTCTGGCTGGCTGGGTGCGCGTGGAGCCCCGCGGCGGCCGCCCAGGAAAAGGCCGCCTCGCCCGCTCCGCCCGCCACCCCCAGGCAGGCCAACACCTGCCTCGACTGCCACTCGAGCCTGGACAAGCCCCTGGGCATCGACAAGGACCGCTACGCCTCCGACGTCCACGCCCAGCACGGGCTGACCTGCGCCAGTTGCCACGGCGGCGATCCTACGAAGGACGATCAGGACGCCATGAGCAAGGCCGCCGGCTTCAAGGGCAAGCCCGACCGCAAGCAGATCCCCGAACTGTGCGGCTCCTGCCACGCCAACGCCGCCTACATCCACCAATTCAATCCCTCGCTGCGCACCGACCAACTGGCCCAGTACAAGACCAGCGTGCACGGCCAGCGGCTGGCCCAGGGAGACACCAAGGTGGCGGTGTGCACCGATTGCCACAGCGTGCACGGCATCCTGCCGGCCAGCGATTCGCGCTCCAGCGTTCACCCCCTCAACATCGCCAACACCTGTGCGCGCTGCCACGCCGACGCGGCCTACATGAAAGACTACAAGATCCCCACCGACCAGTTCGCCGGCTACAGCGCCAGCGTGCACTACGCCGCCATGGTGGAGCGCGGCGATCTGAGCGCGCCTACCTGCAGCACCTGCCACGGCAACCATGGCGCCGCGCCCCCGGGCGTCGGTTCCGTGGAGAACGTGTGCTCCACCTGTCACGTCTTCCAGGCCCAGTTGTTCGACCAGAGCCCGCACAAAGCCGCCTTTGCCGCGGCCAGCCTGCCTTCCTGCGTCACCTGCCACAGCAACCACCGCATCTCCCATCCCAGCGACGCCTACCTGGGCACGGGGCCGCAATCCATCTGCAGCAACTGTCACTCGCCGGGAGACGCCGGCCTGGCCGCCGCGGTCGTGATGCAGCAGGATCTGGGCAAGCTGGAGATGGCCATCGCCCGCTCCGACGAGGTGCTGGACCGCGCCGAGAGCTCCGGCATGGAGGTCAGCCAGGCGAAGATGGACCAGGCGCAGGCGCGCGACGCTCTCACCAAGGCGCGGGTGACGGTGCACACGTTCCGGCCGGCGCGGGTGCAGGCGGACATCCAGCCGGGCCTGCAGATCGCGGCGAAAGACCTGCAGGCCGGCGAGCAGGCGCTCAAGGAGCGCGACTACCGACGCCTGGGCCTGGGCGTCTCGCTGCTGGCCATCGTCCTGGCCATGACCGGTCTGCGGCTCTACATCCGCCAGATCGAGTCCGGGGAGCGCAGCCCGCGCTCGTGAAAGCCGCGTTGGAGCGGACGCGGCCTGTGATTGCAGTCACAACCACGGGTGAGCCACCTCACAGTCGCTTGCCCACGTCCCCGGGGCACAATAGAGCAGCCTCGTGGAGGAACCATGAGGCAGGCGATCCTGACCGCAGTGCTTGTCCTGAGAGCGATGGCGCTGCTTCCCAGCTCGGCGCTGGCGGGCGGCGGCGGGGATCGGATCAGGAGAGCACCCAGGCCCTGATGTCGGGGGGGCGGGCGGTCCGCGATCGCGGGAACGAGGCGGAGTGCAAGGAACCCGGCCGATTCTCGCGGGGATGCTGCTGCTGGCGGCGAGCGTAGCGCTCTCGGCCGCACCCAAGCCCAGGCTCAAGAGCAGCGATTGCCTGGCCTGCCACAGCGATCCCACGCTGGCCCGGATCGTCGACGGCAAGCCCCAGAGCCTGGCGGTCAACCAGGAGCACTTCAAGGCCTCGGTGCACGGCGGGCTGGAGTGCACGGACTGCCACAGCGACGTGACCAGCGCGCCGCATGAGAGCCCGCCCGCCAAGGTCTCCTGCGCAAAGTGTCACTCCGACGAAGACGCCGCCTACAAGACCAGCGTGCACGGCGTGGCCCGCCAGGACGGCAACCACCGCGCCGCCACTTGTCTGGATTGCCACGGCGACGCGCATGAGATCCTCTCCTCCTCCGACGCCAACTCGCGCACCTCGCACCACAACATCCCCGCGACCTGCGGCTCCTGCCACGGGCAGCGCTTCGTGATGGAGTCCAGCGGGCTGAGTGCCCAGCCGTTCCTCAGCTATCAGCAGAGCGTGCACGGCAGGGCGGTGGCCGAGGGCTCGGCCAAGGCCGCGGTGTGCACCGACTGTCACCATGCCCACGACATCCTCGCCGCCGGCAACCCCAAGTCCTCCATCTTCAAGATGAACGTCCCCGAAACCTGCGGGCAATGCCATCAGGACGTGGAGAAGCAGTTCGTGCAGAGCATCCACGGGGTAGCGCTGAAGCGCGGCAACAGCCTGGCGCCGAGCTGCACCGATTGCCACGGTATCCACACCATCAAGGCGCCCAGCAACCCGACTTCCTCGGTCTCGGCACAGGCCATCGCGCGCACCACCTGTGCCCGCTGCCACGAAGGCGTGCGCCTGACCCAGGAACTAGGCGTGCCCGGCGGCCGGGTCTCGAGCTACCGCGACAGCTATCACGGCATGGCCTCGCAGTTGGGCTCGACGGTGGTGGCCAACTGCGCCTCCTGCCACGGCGTACACAACATCCTGCCCTCCAGCGACCCGCGCTCCACCATCAACAAGGCCAACCTGGTCGCGACCTGCGGCAAGTGCCACCCGGGCGCGAGCGCCGACTTCGTAAAAGGCAACGTGCACGTGGGAGCGCCACTCTCCGCGGACATGGGCAGCATCGCGGTGCGCTGGATCCGCTGGTTTTATGTGCCGCTGATCGTGCTGACCATCGGCGGGATGCTGCTGCACAATCTCCTGGTGTGGCGGCGCAAGACCCTCGAGCGCCGTAACGCCCATCCCCGGACGGTGGTGCGGATGGACCTGCGGCAGCGCCTCCAGCACGCCATCCTGCTGCTCAGCTTTCTCACCCTGGTGCTGACCGGTTTTGCCCTGAAGTACCCCGATAGCTGGCTGGGATGGATCTTCAGCGAGAGCGTGCGCCGCATCGTCCACCGTATCGCGGGGGTGGTGCTCATCGCCGGCGGCCTCTATCACCTCTTCTACCTGGCCTACTATCGCGACGGGCGAAGGCTGGTCCGGGACCTCCGCCCCGTCCGCAAGGACATCTACGACCTGCTCGACACCCTGCGCTACTATCTGGGCGTGAGCCCGCGCAAGCCGCTGTACGCGCGCTTCAGCTACGGCGAGAAGGCGGAGTACTGGGCGGTGGTTTGGGGAACGATCGTGATGGGCCTGACCGGGCTGATGATGTGG
Coding sequences:
- a CDS encoding cytochrome c3 family protein encodes the protein MRPQARFEKPAAHRTLQLAGGLLAGLLWLAGCAWSPAAAAQEKAASPAPPATPRQANTCLDCHSSLDKPLGIDKDRYASDVHAQHGLTCASCHGGDPTKDDQDAMSKAAGFKGKPDRKQIPELCGSCHANAAYIHQFNPSLRTDQLAQYKTSVHGQRLAQGDTKVAVCTDCHSVHGILPASDSRSSVHPLNIANTCARCHADAAYMKDYKIPTDQFAGYSASVHYAAMVERGDLSAPTCSTCHGNHGAAPPGVGSVENVCSTCHVFQAQLFDQSPHKAAFAAASLPSCVTCHSNHRISHPSDAYLGTGPQSICSNCHSPGDAGLAAAVVMQQDLGKLEMAIARSDEVLDRAESSGMEVSQAKMDQAQARDALTKARVTVHTFRPARVQADIQPGLQIAAKDLQAGEQALKERDYRRLGLGVSLLAIVLAMTGLRLYIRQIESGERSPRS
- a CDS encoding cytochrome b/b6 domain-containing protein, yielding MQGTRPILAGMLLLAASVALSAAPKPRLKSSDCLACHSDPTLARIVDGKPQSLAVNQEHFKASVHGGLECTDCHSDVTSAPHESPPAKVSCAKCHSDEDAAYKTSVHGVARQDGNHRAATCLDCHGDAHEILSSSDANSRTSHHNIPATCGSCHGQRFVMESSGLSAQPFLSYQQSVHGRAVAEGSAKAAVCTDCHHAHDILAAGNPKSSIFKMNVPETCGQCHQDVEKQFVQSIHGVALKRGNSLAPSCTDCHGIHTIKAPSNPTSSVSAQAIARTTCARCHEGVRLTQELGVPGGRVSSYRDSYHGMASQLGSTVVANCASCHGVHNILPSSDPRSTINKANLVATCGKCHPGASADFVKGNVHVGAPLSADMGSIAVRWIRWFYVPLIVLTIGGMLLHNLLVWRRKTLERRNAHPRTVVRMDLRQRLQHAILLLSFLTLVLTGFALKYPDSWLGWIFSESVRRIVHRIAGVVLIAGGLYHLFYLAYYRDGRRLVRDLRPVRKDIYDLLDTLRYYLGVSPRKPLYARFSYGEKAEYWAVVWGTIVMGLTGLMMWFQVSVGRFLARWYVDAATAIHFYEAVLATLAIVVWHFYSVIFDPDVYPVNWAFWDGRMSVEHYQEEHPLAWEEAAQTTVEAPVAEPDETETVSKGPPG